Proteins from one Camelina sativa cultivar DH55 chromosome 8, Cs, whole genome shotgun sequence genomic window:
- the LOC104706986 gene encoding probable L-cysteine desulfhydrase, chloroplastic, with amino-acid sequence MASSLSPPEEASYHHRHSKRYSSSSSSTNGVAVESVPDFVKRPKISLPNYISPSEIESEFSHHDPAFTRINNGSFGCCPSSILARQRDWQLRFLRQPDRFFFEQLKPKLSESRSVIKRLINAEHDEEVSIVDNATTAAAIVLQQTAWAFREGKYDKGDAVVMLHYAFGSVKKSVEAYVTRSGGHVIEVQLPFPVISADEIIDQFRIGLEAGKANGRRVRLALIDHVTSMPSVVIPIKELVKICRREGVDQVFVDAAHGIGCVDVDMKEIGADFYTSNLHKWFFAPPSVAFLYCRKSSSGARDLHHPVVSDAYGNGLAVESSWVGTRDYSAQLVVPSILEFVNRFEGGIDGIKKRNHESVVEMGQMLVKSWGTQFGCPPEMCASMIMVGLPVCFGVSSDSDVSKLRTFLRERFRIEIPTYFRPPADGEIDPITGYVRISFQVYNKPEDYHRLRDVINGLVRDGFRCTSLSG; translated from the coding sequence ATGGCGTCGTCTCTGTCTCCACCGGAAGAAGCTTCCTATCACCACCGTCACTCCAAACGatactcttcctcctcctcttctacCAACGGCGTAGCTGTCGAGTCGGTTCCCGATTTCGTCAAACGCCCCAAAATCTCTCTTCCGAATTACATATCTCCGTCCGAGATCGAATCAGAGTTTTCGCACCACGATCCAGCCTTCACTCGGATCAACAACGGAAGCTTCGGCTGTTGTCCTTCATCAATCCTAGCTCGACAACGAGATTGGCAGCTCAGGTTCCTTCGTCAACCGGATCGATTCTTTTTCGAACAACTCAAACCCAAACTCTCAGAATCTAGATCCGTGATCAAACGTCTCATCAACGCAGAGCACGACGAAGAAGTCTCAATCGTCGATAACGCCACAACCGCAGCTGCAATCGTTTTACAACAAACCGCTTGGGCTTTCCGTGAAGGGAAGTACGATAAAGGCGACGCGGTGGTTATGCTTCACTACGCGTTTGGTTCTGTTAAGAAGTCTGTTGAAGCGTACGTTACGCGCTCCGGTGGACATGTCATCGAGGTACAGTTGCCGTTTCCGGTTATCTCGGCGGATGAGATTATAGACCAGTTTAGGATTGGTTTAGAGGCGGGTAAGGCGAACGGTAGGAGAGTTAGGTTAGCTTTGATTGATCATGTGACTTCGATGCCTAGTGTTGTGATTCCGATTAAAGAGCTTGTCAAGATTTGTAGAAGAGAAGGTGTTGACCAAGTTTTCGTTGATGCTGCTCATGGGATTGGTTGTGTTGACGTTGATATGAAGGAGATTGGTGCTGATTTCTATACAAGTAATCTTCATAAGTGGTTCTTCGCGCCGCCGTCTGTTGCTTTCTTGTATTGTAGGAAATCGAGTAGCGGTGCGAGGGATTTGCATCATCCCGTTGTGTCGGATGCGTATGGGAACGGTTTGGCGGTTGAGAGTTCGTGGGTTGGTACTAGAGATTATAGTGCTCAGTTGGTGGTGCCTTCGATTTTGGAGTTTGTGAATCGGTTTGAAGGAGGGATTGATGGTATTAAGAAGAGGAATCATGAGTCTGTGGTTGAGATGGGTCAGATGTTGGTTAAGTCTTGGGGGACTCAGTTTGGTTGTCCTCCCGAGATGTGTGCCAGTATGATCATGGTCGGGTTACCGGTTTGTTTCGGAGTGTCGAGTGATTCAGATGTTTCGAAGCTTAgaacgtttttgagagaaaggttCCGCATTGAAATCCCGACCTACTTCAGGCCACCTGCGGACGGGGAGATTGATCCGATCACGGGATATGTGCGTATTTCTTTTCAAGTTTATAACAAACCTGAGGATTATCATAGGCTCAGGGACGTAATTAACGGACTTGTGAGAGATGGGTTCAGATGCACGTCTCTATCTGGTTGA
- the LOC109126050 gene encoding uncharacterized protein LOC109126050: MGSHGRKKFSLFSLFKARRSSHHRVEADASWDDVVYTRKAWASDEDKRYWVAEPGIDRKASAFIAKFHASRVSESERQTLPPCQSHHN, encoded by the coding sequence ATGGGAAGTCATGGCAGAAAGAAGTTTTCGCTCTTCAGCTTATTTAAAGCAAGAAGGTCGTCTCATCATAGAGTTGAAGCTGATGCATCCTGGGACGACGTCGTTTACACAAGAAAGGCATGGGCCAGCGACGAGGACAAGCGTTACTGGGTGGCTGAACCAGGTATTGACCGTAAAGCTTCTGCTTTCATCGCTAAGTTCCATGCCTCTCGTGTCTCTGAGTCCGAACGCCAAACTCTCCCTCCTTGCCAATCTCATCATAACTAG
- the LOC104706984 gene encoding G patch domain-containing protein 8 — translation MDTRRRESKTESSSREKRIYEKDQMNQESFIEGLAEEFRLPITHRVTENVDLEDVEQASLDTKISSSNVGFRLLQKMGWKGKGLGKEEQGITEPIKSGMRDRRLGLGKQEEDDYFTAEENIQRKKLDIEIEETEEIAKKREVLAEREQKIQSDVKEIRKVFYCELCSKQYRTVMEFEGHLSSYDHNHKKRFKEMKEMHGTSNRDDRKKREQQRQEREMTKMADARKQQQIQQNQQEDPENVPISTPAKTTVAPLTVQDQRKTLKFGFSSKSGSISKSQPKSSIKKPKVAIASVFGNDSDED, via the exons ATGGATACTAGGAGGCGTGAAAGTAAGACGGAATCAAGTAGTAGAGAGAAACGGATTTATGAGAAAGATCAG ATGAATCAAgagtcttttattgagggaTTAGCAGAGGAGTTTCGATTGCCAATTACACATAGGGTTACTGAAAATGTTGATTTGGAGGATGTGGAGCAAGCGTCGTTAGATACAAAGATATCTTCGTCCAATGTAGGGTTTCGTCTTCTTCAGAAAATGGGGTGGAAAGGAAAAGGTTTAGGGAAGGAAGAGCAag GTATAACGGAGCCTATAAAGTCTGGTATGAGGGATAGAAGACTCGGTTTaggaaaacaagaagaagatgattattTCACTGCAGAGGAAAATATCCAAAGGAAGAAACTTGATATTGAGATTGAAGAGACTGAGGAAATCGCAAAGAAACGGGAG GTCCTAGCAGAACGTGAGCAGAAGATCCAGAGCGATGTTAAAGAAATCCGTAAAGTCTTCTATTGTGAACTCTGCAGCAAACAATATAGAACAGTGATGGAGTTTGAAGGTCACTTGAGCTCATATGATCACAACCATAAGAAG CGATTCaaagaaatgaaagaaatgCACGGTACAAGCAACCGTGATGATAGGAAGAAGCGAGAGCAGCAGCGTCAAGAGAGGGAAATGACTAAAAT GGCTGATGCGCGTAAACAACAGCAGATACAACAGAACCAACAAGAAGACCCAGAGAATGTCCCTATTTCTACACCAGCTAAAACTACGGTTGCACCACTTACTGTCCAGGATCAGCGAAAAACATTGAAGTTTGGCTTTTCTTCTAAAAGCGGCAGTATATCAAAG AGCCAACCCAAAAGCAGCATCAAGAAGCCAAAAGTAGCAATTGCATCAGTTTTTGGCAATGATAGCGACGAAGACTAA